A DNA window from Impatiens glandulifera chromosome 7, dImpGla2.1, whole genome shotgun sequence contains the following coding sequences:
- the LOC124910771 gene encoding uncharacterized protein LOC124910771: protein MVYLCLLVNEKRIIRRSKPVAGSCSRCSSGASVAEMETVMRFCCIPFYWKSWKAIVCTFCGAFLKSYR, encoded by the coding sequence ATGGTATACTTGTGTTTATTAGTGAACGAGAAGAGGATTATACGGCGGAGCAAGCCGGTGGCGGGTTCATGTTCACGGTGTAGCAGCGGCGCTAGCGTGGCGGAGATGGAGACTGTTATGAGGTTTTGCTGCATTCCTTTCTATTGGAAATCTTGGAAAGCTATTGTTTGTACTTTTTGTGGAGCTTTTCTTAAAtcatatagatag